The Planctomycetota bacterium region CACAGCGCGATGCTGATGAGTTTGCGGAGCACATGCGCATCGCCGCCGATCGCGCGGTCGAGCACCAGCGCGGTGACCATCGTCGTGACCACGCCGACGAATCGCCCGTACTGTCCGCGCGCCGAAAAATATCTGCCGCGCAGCCGGCCGGGCACCAGGTCCGCCATCCACGTGATCCAAGCCGGACTCATCATGTTCGCCAGAATCGTCGACATCCCCATCGTCACCAGCAGCATCCACCACCAGTGGGCCTCCGGGAAGATCCACGGCACGGAGGCGACGAGAATCCACGCCGCCCGATGGGCCAGTCCCGCGATGAGGAACAGCCGCTTGCGCCCGCCGTATTTCTCGACGAAATAGCTCGCCGGGAGCTGCACCAGCGCCCCCGCGAAGGGCAGCGCCGCCAGCAGGCCGAACCCGAACTGCCCCATGTGCAGCGCCTTGGCGTAGCGCGTCATCACCGCGCCGGTCGTGATGTACATCCATGCCGACCCGAACATCCATGCGACGGTCACCAGGCGCAGCGATCGCCGCAGCGACAGCTCGCGCTCGCGGGCGTCGAGTTCAGCATCCGGGAATTCCGGGGGTTCCTGGGGTTCCTGGGCTTCCGGGGGTTTGAGTCCGGGCATAGGTGAGAATAGTATCACGCCTGTCAAACGAAGCAGGGCCACGCACCGATGAACTTGCCGATTCACGTTTACGACGCCGCCGATTCCCGCAAGGCGGTGACCGCGCTGATCGAGCGCCTGCGCCGGCAGGTCGCCGGCGAAGGCGACTTGGCGGAAACGGTCGCGTCGATTATGGAGGATGTCCGCACCGAAGGCGATCATGCCGTCGTGCGCTACATGCGCAAGTGGACCAATCCCGACTTCACGATCGACATGATCCGCGTGACGCCCGACGAGATGGACAATGCGGCGCGCTCGCTCGAGGCGCCGGTGCGTGAGGCGCTGGCCGAAGCGATCGCCCATGTGCGGCAATATCAGCAGCACGTCAAGCCGATCGACCCGCCGATGATTGACATCGACGGCGCTCAAGTCGGCCTGCGATTTACGCCCATCGAGCGCGTCGGGCTGCACGTCCCCGGCGGAAAGGCGGCGTATCCGTCGAGCGTGATCATGCTCGCCGTCCCCGCACAAGTCGCCGGCGTGCCGCAGCTTTCGGTCGTCAGCCCCCCGCCGACCGGCGGCGGCGACATCTCCCCGCTCGTGCTGGGCGTCTGTCACATGCTCGGCCTCGAGCGCGTTTACCGCATCGGCGGCGCACAGGCCATCGCCGCGCTGACCTATGGCACGCAGTCCGTCGAACCCGTCGACTTCATCGCCGGCCCCGGCAACGCCTACACGCAGCAGGCCAAACGTCAGATGTTCGGACAGATCGGGATCGACGGATTCTTCGGTCCCAGCGAGATTGTCGTCCTCGCCGATGACTCGGCCAACCCCGACTACATCGCCGCCGACCTGCTCGCGCAGGCGGAACACGACCCGGGCTGCTGCTTCCTTGTCTCCACGAGCCGGGCGATCATCGACCGCGTCGTCGAAGCGATCGAATTGCAATTGCCCTCCCGCCGCCGGCGTGAAGCGATCGTCAAAGCATTGCGCGAATGGTCCGCGGCGATCGTCGTGCCGGATGAATCGGCTGCGTATGAACTCGTTGACACCTTCGCCGCCGAGCATGTGACGCTCGCCGTCGCCGACCCGCAAGCGGTGCTGGCGAAGCTGCGTCACGGCGGCGCGTTCTTCCTCGGCGACACGACGCCCGTCGCCAGCGGCGACTACTACGCCGGCCCTTCGCACTGCCTGCCGACCGGCACGACCGCCCGCTACAACTCGGGTCTGAGCGTCTACACCTTCCTCAAGCGCTCCAGCGTCGAGCGCTATCCCGCCGCCCCGTCCGCCCGGGCGATCGAGCACATCGCGACCCTCGCCGAAGCAGAAGGCCTCGACGCACACGCCGAGTCCCTCCGCATACGCAAACCGATGTGAATGAGCATCTTACCCATCTTAACACGATGTGAATTGTGTTGACAGCCGGACCGCGATTCCACTAACATACGCCCGCCTCGGTTGTGGATGGTCGAGGTTGGGTCACCGGGCCCATGGGTGATTTCGAGAAAGAACTCTTTTCAAATTTCAAGGTGTTCCTTTGAAACGCAAGCTCTCTCTGTTGCTCGGTGGTGCTGCCGTTGGTTTGTCCTGCGTGTCCGCACAAGCTGTGCTCCTGCTCAAGCCCATCGCCG contains the following coding sequences:
- the hisD gene encoding histidinol dehydrogenase, with amino-acid sequence MNLPIHVYDAADSRKAVTALIERLRRQVAGEGDLAETVASIMEDVRTEGDHAVVRYMRKWTNPDFTIDMIRVTPDEMDNAARSLEAPVREALAEAIAHVRQYQQHVKPIDPPMIDIDGAQVGLRFTPIERVGLHVPGGKAAYPSSVIMLAVPAQVAGVPQLSVVSPPPTGGGDISPLVLGVCHMLGLERVYRIGGAQAIAALTYGTQSVEPVDFIAGPGNAYTQQAKRQMFGQIGIDGFFGPSEIVVLADDSANPDYIAADLLAQAEHDPGCCFLVSTSRAIIDRVVEAIELQLPSRRRREAIVKALREWSAAIVVPDESAAYELVDTFAAEHVTLAVADPQAVLAKLRHGGAFFLGDTTPVASGDYYAGPSHCLPTGTTARYNSGLSVYTFLKRSSVERYPAAPSARAIEHIATLAEAEGLDAHAESLRIRKPM